A region from the Chrysoperla carnea chromosome 4, inChrCarn1.1, whole genome shotgun sequence genome encodes:
- the LOC123298209 gene encoding caspase-1-like: protein MGEKPDATIIGGILGKISISDTTSKSCEEPHSFAIAPSLRDDIYYNMNFKKRGMALIFSHEKFGLPGVPERSETKLDLIKLEERLTALGFDVDVYIDKCVRDIEDKLFEVATSDHSNNDCLLVVIMTHGRYGILTAYDGEYRFENVWNHFTADKCPTLAGKPKIFITQACQGDSGQEGIELRPADDPEHDAALVSYKIPTHADFLFAHSTIKDHFAFRRSNYGSWYIQALCKELDLHGKTLDFVSLLTIVQRRVAIEFETKSSCKTLNEKKQIPCFVSLLTRLIKFADKN, encoded by the exons atgGGTGAGAAACCTGACGCGACAATTATTGGTGGTatttt gGGAAAGATTTCAATTTCGGATACAACCTCTAAAAGCTGTGAGGAGCCACATTCATTTGCTATAGCACCAAGTTTGCGTGATGATATCTATTACaacatgaatttcaaaaaacgaGGAATGGCATTAATATTTAGCCATGAAAAATTTGGATTACCGGGTGTACCAGAAAGATCTGAAACAAAACTTGATTTAATAAAGTTGGAAGAACGCTTAACAGCATTGGGTTTTGATGTGGATGTATACATTGATAAATGTGTTAGAGATATCGAAGATAAACTTTTCGAAG tTGCAACTAGTGACCATTCCAATAACGATTGTTTATTAGTCGTTATAATGACTCATGGAAGATACGGAATTCTAACTGCATACGACGGTGAATATAGATTTGAAAATGTATGGAACCATTTCACAGCTGATAAATGCCCAACACTAGCCGGGAAACCGAAAATATTTATCACACAG GCTTGTCAAGGGGACAGCGGTCAAGAAGGGATTGAACTGAGACCTGCAGATGACCCTGAACATGATGCAGCTCTTGTAAGCTACAAAATTCCTACTCATGCAGATTTTTTGTTTGCTCATTCGACAATTAAAG ATCATTTTGCTTTCAGAAGATCAAATTATGGATCTTGGTACATTCAAGCATTATGTAAAGAGTTAGACTTACATGGAAAAACTCTAGATTTTGTTTCGTTATTAACGATTGTTCAAAGACGTGTGGCAATAGAATTCGAAACTAAAAGTTCTTGTAAAACTCTCAATGAGAAGAAGCAAATACCTTGTTTTGTGTCACTACTAACTCGTTTAATTAAATTCGCTGATAAAAACTAg
- the LOC123298210 gene encoding caspase-like, whose translation MSSLSKAPSYSGREAAKVAVATNFYNDVFYNMNFPKRGLALIFNHEQFEIPGLENRPESRIDRDALELRLRALEFEVEVLDDKRVEEIQDKISEVAFDVNHSDHDCLLVVIMTHGRCGILTAKDGEYKFDDIWTNFTADKCPSLAGKPKIFITQACQGSKTQKMVTMERAEHDGSILNYTIPTHADFLFAHSTIPDYRAFRREGFGSWYIQSLCKELELNGRTHDFVTLLTFVSRRVAIEFRSYVPQIEALNERKQTPCFVSVLTRLVKFTEKNPR comes from the exons ATGTCGAGTTTGTCAAA agcCCCGTCTTATTCTGGTAGAGAAGCAGCTAAAGTGGCAGTagcaacaaatttttacaatgatGTTTTCTATAACATGAATTTTCCAAAACGTGGACTAGCCTTAATATTTAATCACGAACAATTTGAAATACCTGGGCTTGAAAATAGACCTGAATCAAGAATTGATCGTGATGCGTTAGAACTACGCCTACGTGCGTTAGAATTTGAAGTAGAAGTGCTTGATGATAAACGTGTCGAGGAAATCCAAGATAAAATTAGCGAAG TTGCATTTGATGTAAATCACTCCGATCATGATTGTTTGTTAGTTGTTATAATGACTCACGGAAGATGTGGAATTCTCACTGCTAAAGACGGTGAATATAAATTTGACGATATTTGGACAAATTTTACGGCAGATAAATGTCCATCACTAGCCgggaaaccaaaaatatttatcacacAA GCTTGCCAGGGTTCCAAAACTCAGAAAATGGTAACGATGGAACGAGCTGAGCATGATGGATCAATATTGAATTATACTATACCCACACATGCTGATTTCTTATTTGCCCATTCAACAATTCCTG ATTATCGTGCTTTTAGAAGAGAGGGTTTTGGATCATGGTACATACAATCACTGTGTAAAGAATTGGAATTAAATGGAAGAACTCATGATTTTGTTACGTTGCTGACTTTTGTTTCAAGACGTGTGGCAATAGAATTTCGAAGTTACGTTCCTCAAATTGAAGCGTTAAATGAAAGAAAGCAAACACCTTGTTTTGTTTCTGTATTAACTCGTCTTGTTAAATTCACAGAAAAGAATCCCAGATAA